A single region of the Halorubrum depositum genome encodes:
- a CDS encoding DUF2240 family protein: MSLEVAVAVPFKHRAKERLGEGEFVVALSLDRDWFSPDQAKRLVDVAVGRGLVDEEDGDLVARFDPDEVLVPEGFTPDESILREQSTFETALDAIVAAGVEKQRAVAAINERQRALAVTIEAAAVLVAKEHGAAVDHLAADVREELAAAGEPASDGNEVADDAAADAPGDA, translated from the coding sequence ATGAGCCTGGAGGTCGCCGTCGCCGTCCCGTTCAAACACCGCGCGAAGGAACGGCTGGGCGAGGGCGAGTTCGTCGTCGCGCTGTCGCTCGACCGCGACTGGTTCTCGCCGGATCAGGCGAAGCGGCTCGTCGACGTCGCCGTCGGCCGCGGGCTGGTGGACGAGGAGGACGGCGACCTCGTCGCGCGCTTCGACCCCGACGAGGTGCTCGTCCCCGAGGGGTTCACGCCCGACGAGTCGATCCTCCGCGAGCAGTCCACCTTCGAGACCGCCCTCGACGCCATCGTCGCGGCGGGCGTGGAGAAGCAGCGCGCCGTCGCCGCGATCAATGAGCGCCAGCGCGCGCTCGCGGTCACCATCGAGGCGGCCGCGGTCCTCGTCGCGAAGGAGCACGGCGCCGCGGTCGACCACCTCGCGGCCGACGTGCGCGAGGAGCTCGCGGCCGCCGGAGAGCCGGCCAGCGACGGCAACGAGGTGGCCGACGACGCGGCGGCCGACGCCCCGGGTGACGCCTGA
- a CDS encoding aldo/keto reductase, whose amino-acid sequence METRPLGDTGHESTVMTFGAIALNWLEQEGANQLVEHVLDYGVNHFDVAPEYGDAELKLGPKLRQHREEIFLGCKTQERTYEGAWRKLERSLNRLGVDKIDLYQVHGLEYDEELDSITGDDGALAAFREAKEQGLIDHIGLTSHGDPGLILDALDRVDDLNSVMFPLNPVVAGKDGDEYDYEAVLARAEEKDVGTLGIKAFAGGSWPPTDELPEADRPFANWYRPVTAPDEIRERFDFAAARGLTSVISAGDPKLVTMILEAAAEYDGMEEAAQRSLIERVRHDDSPVPEQLHH is encoded by the coding sequence ATGGAGACCCGCCCGCTCGGCGACACCGGCCACGAAAGCACCGTCATGACGTTCGGCGCCATCGCGCTCAACTGGCTCGAACAGGAGGGCGCGAACCAGCTGGTCGAACACGTCCTCGACTACGGCGTCAACCACTTCGACGTGGCGCCGGAGTACGGCGACGCGGAGCTGAAGCTCGGCCCGAAGCTCCGACAGCACCGCGAGGAGATCTTCCTCGGCTGTAAGACCCAGGAGCGAACGTACGAGGGCGCGTGGCGCAAGCTCGAGCGATCGCTGAACCGCCTCGGCGTCGACAAAATCGATCTGTATCAGGTCCACGGGCTCGAGTACGACGAGGAGCTCGACTCGATCACGGGCGACGACGGCGCGCTCGCGGCGTTCCGCGAGGCGAAAGAGCAGGGGCTGATCGATCACATCGGACTGACGAGCCACGGCGACCCCGGCCTCATCCTCGACGCGCTCGACCGTGTCGACGACCTCAACTCGGTGATGTTCCCGCTGAACCCCGTCGTCGCCGGCAAGGACGGCGACGAGTACGACTACGAGGCGGTCCTCGCCCGCGCCGAGGAGAAGGACGTGGGCACGCTCGGGATCAAGGCGTTCGCCGGCGGCTCGTGGCCCCCGACCGACGAGCTCCCCGAGGCGGACCGACCGTTCGCGAACTGGTACCGTCCGGTCACCGCGCCCGACGAGATCCGCGAGCGGTTCGACTTCGCCGCCGCGCGGGGACTCACCAGCGTGATCAGCGCCGGCGACCCGAAGCTCGTCACCATGATCTTAGAGGCCGCCGCGGAGTACGACGGGATGGAGGAGGCCGCCCAGCGGTCGCTGATCGAGCGAGTGCGCCACGACGACAGCCCGGTCCCCGAACAGCTGCACCACTGA